In Collimonas arenae, a single genomic region encodes these proteins:
- the rpe gene encoding ribulose-phosphate 3-epimerase produces MPTYRIAPSILSADFARLGEEVRNVVRDGADMIHFDVMDNHYVPNLTIGPLVCEAIRPHVQVPIDVHLMVKPVDRIIPDFAKAGANIITFHPEGSEHIDRSLQLIRDHGCKAGLVFNPATSLDYLTHVMDKIDIILIMSVNPGFGGQSFIPEALKKIAEARRRIDESGRDIMLEVDGGIKIDNIAAAAKAGADTFVAGSAIFGKPDYKAVINDMRAQLANI; encoded by the coding sequence ATGCCAACCTACCGTATCGCTCCAAGTATCCTCTCCGCCGACTTCGCCCGCCTGGGTGAAGAAGTACGCAATGTTGTCCGCGACGGCGCCGACATGATCCACTTCGACGTCATGGACAATCATTACGTGCCCAACCTGACCATCGGCCCGCTGGTGTGCGAAGCGATCCGCCCGCACGTGCAGGTGCCAATCGACGTCCATCTGATGGTCAAACCGGTGGACCGCATCATCCCCGACTTCGCCAAGGCCGGCGCCAACATCATCACCTTTCATCCCGAAGGCTCGGAACACATCGACCGTTCGCTACAACTGATCCGCGATCACGGCTGCAAGGCTGGCCTGGTGTTCAATCCGGCAACTTCGCTGGATTACCTGACCCATGTGATGGACAAGATCGACATCATCCTGATCATGTCGGTCAACCCCGGTTTCGGCGGCCAGTCTTTCATCCCTGAAGCGCTCAAGAAAATCGCCGAAGCGCGCCGCCGCATTGATGAATCGGGCCGCGACATCATGCTTGAAGTCGATGGCGGCATCAAGATCGACAATATCGCGGCGGCCGCCAAAGCAGGCGCCGACACCTTTGTCGCCGGTTCGGCCATTTTCGGCAAGCCAGACTACAAGGCTGTCATCAACGATATGCGCGCGCAGCTGGCAAACATATGA
- the apaG gene encoding Co2+/Mg2+ efflux protein ApaG, with amino-acid sequence MAAYEFTVTVRTQYLEEQSQPDSSHYVFAYAITIKNTGQVAAQLISRHWVITDANNHVEEVRGLGVVGHQPLLQPGEQFEYTSGTSMATPQGSMLGEYFCVAEDGEQFEARIPEFILSLPRTLH; translated from the coding sequence ATGGCCGCCTATGAATTTACCGTCACTGTCAGAACCCAGTATCTGGAAGAACAATCCCAGCCGGACAGTTCGCACTATGTATTTGCCTATGCGATAACGATCAAGAATACTGGGCAAGTCGCGGCGCAGCTGATTTCGCGCCATTGGGTCATCACCGACGCCAACAATCATGTGGAAGAAGTGCGCGGCCTTGGCGTGGTCGGCCATCAGCCGCTGTTGCAACCGGGAGAGCAGTTCGAATACACCAGCGGCACCTCGATGGCGACACCGCAAGGTTCGATGCTGGGCGAATATTTTTGCGTGGCCGAAGACGGCGAGCAATTTGAAGCCCGCATTCCAGAATTCATCCTATCCCTGCCGCGTACCCTGCACTGA
- the mltA gene encoding murein transglycosylase A, which translates to MLFKRLSLPVSVLVIGFSLAACTTTPLTTPGTPTVQEPPRSGTTPGLPSVAPGANLRATTFATLPGWGNDDLRQVLPAFLTSCTTQARKSDWKEPCAIAAGLDGGDERAIRTFFQSFFTPYQVVNADGSDNGLVTGYYEPLLKGSRKRGGSYQTPIYRAPDDLITVDLASIYPELKGLRLRGRLVGNKVLPYPSRAELDKSGVLAGKEILWVDDPIDAFFLQVQGSGRVQMNDGSSIVRVAYADQNGYPYRSIGRYLVDKGELTLAQASAQGIKGWLAANPGRQQELLNANPSYVFFKEEKVLDPSKGPKGAQGVPLTPMRSIAVDPQFVPLGTPVFLATTQPNNNAPLQQLVVAQDTGGAIKGAVRADFFWGFGNEAGDKAGKMKQRGMMWLLLPKVAAAR; encoded by the coding sequence ATGCTATTTAAACGTCTCAGTTTACCCGTTTCTGTTCTTGTTATCGGATTCAGTTTAGCTGCCTGTACTACTACACCGCTGACCACTCCTGGTACTCCGACTGTGCAGGAGCCGCCACGCTCGGGCACCACTCCCGGTTTGCCGTCGGTTGCCCCAGGCGCCAACTTGCGCGCCACCACGTTTGCGACCTTGCCGGGCTGGGGGAATGACGATTTGCGCCAGGTTTTGCCGGCTTTCTTGACCTCCTGCACGACGCAAGCGCGTAAAAGCGACTGGAAAGAGCCTTGCGCCATAGCGGCCGGGTTGGACGGTGGAGATGAGCGAGCCATCCGTACCTTCTTCCAGTCGTTTTTCACACCTTATCAGGTTGTTAATGCCGATGGCAGCGATAACGGCCTGGTTACCGGCTATTACGAACCGCTGTTGAAAGGCTCGCGCAAGCGCGGTGGCTCTTATCAGACGCCGATTTACCGTGCTCCGGACGATCTCATTACAGTTGATCTGGCGAGCATTTACCCGGAATTGAAAGGCTTGCGCCTGCGTGGCCGCCTTGTCGGTAATAAAGTGCTGCCCTATCCAAGTCGCGCCGAGCTGGATAAATCCGGGGTCCTGGCCGGCAAGGAAATCCTCTGGGTGGATGATCCGATCGATGCTTTTTTCCTGCAGGTGCAGGGCTCCGGCCGAGTGCAGATGAATGACGGCAGCAGTATTGTACGCGTTGCCTACGCCGACCAGAACGGTTATCCCTACCGCTCGATCGGCCGCTATCTGGTGGATAAAGGCGAATTGACCTTGGCCCAGGCATCCGCGCAGGGCATCAAAGGCTGGCTGGCGGCCAATCCGGGACGTCAGCAGGAATTGTTGAACGCTAATCCTAGCTATGTCTTTTTTAAGGAAGAGAAAGTGCTGGATCCGAGCAAGGGGCCGAAAGGCGCACAAGGCGTGCCGCTGACGCCGATGCGTTCGATTGCCGTGGATCCACAGTTTGTGCCGCTGGGGACGCCGGTATTCCTGGCGACCACCCAGCCCAATAACAATGCGCCGCTACAGCAGTTGGTGGTGGCGCAGGATACAGGCGGCGCGATCAAAGGCGCGGTGCGTGCCGACTTTTTCTGGGGTTTTGGCAACGAGGCCGGCGATAAGGCTGGCAAGATGAAGCAGCGCGGCATGATGTGGCTGTTGCTGCCGAAGGTGGCTGCGGCACGTTAA
- a CDS encoding universal stress protein: MFKTILVPTDGSHLSEKAVNTAIEFAKFSSGKIYALSVAEPYPFSPMAESSMATDPGTYEENMLALAKLNVQKVADAAKNAGVTCEMLTAQAFNPDEEIINAAEKYHCDAIFMASHGRSGLSRLFLGSKTQRVLAHSTIPVLVLR; this comes from the coding sequence ATGTTCAAAACCATTCTTGTGCCCACCGACGGCTCTCATTTATCGGAAAAGGCCGTCAATACAGCGATTGAATTTGCAAAATTTAGCAGCGGCAAGATATACGCACTCTCCGTCGCCGAACCCTACCCGTTCTCGCCAATGGCGGAAAGCAGCATGGCGACCGATCCCGGCACCTATGAAGAAAACATGCTGGCATTGGCCAAGCTGAACGTGCAAAAAGTCGCCGATGCCGCAAAGAACGCCGGTGTAACCTGCGAAATGCTGACTGCACAGGCGTTTAATCCGGATGAAGAAATCATCAATGCAGCTGAAAAATACCATTGCGACGCAATTTTCATGGCCTCGCATGGCCGTAGTGGTCTGAGCCGTCTGTTTTTGGGCAGCAAAACCCAAAGAGTACTGGCGCATTCGACCATTCCGGTACTGGTATTGCGCTAA
- a CDS encoding enoyl-CoA hydratase — MTYENILVETQGKVGLIHLNRPKALNALNDQLMTELGQALVAFDADPEIGCIVLTGSDKAFAAGADIGGMAELSYMDVFKGDYITRNWEQIRSVRKPVIAAVAGFALGGGCELAMMCDFIIAADNAKFGQPEIKLGIIPGAGGTQRLPRAVSKSKAMDMCLTARMMDAAEAERVGLVSRVVPLERLLQEALEAAIVISSMSLPAVMMIKESVNRAYETTLAEGINYERRLFHSTFATEDQKEGMQAFLGKRLPIFKNI, encoded by the coding sequence ATGACATACGAAAATATTCTGGTTGAGACGCAGGGCAAAGTCGGTTTGATCCATCTGAACCGTCCTAAAGCCTTGAATGCCCTGAATGACCAGTTGATGACGGAGCTGGGTCAGGCGCTGGTGGCGTTTGATGCGGATCCAGAGATCGGCTGCATCGTCTTGACCGGGAGCGACAAGGCTTTCGCCGCCGGCGCTGATATCGGCGGCATGGCTGAGCTGAGCTATATGGATGTCTTCAAAGGTGACTACATCACCCGTAACTGGGAGCAAATTCGCAGCGTGCGCAAGCCAGTGATTGCGGCCGTGGCAGGTTTTGCGCTGGGTGGCGGTTGTGAGCTGGCCATGATGTGCGACTTCATTATTGCCGCCGACAACGCCAAGTTCGGCCAGCCGGAAATCAAGCTGGGTATTATCCCCGGTGCCGGCGGCACTCAGCGCCTGCCGCGTGCAGTATCGAAGTCGAAGGCCATGGACATGTGCCTGACCGCGCGTATGATGGATGCCGCCGAAGCCGAGCGCGTCGGCCTGGTTTCTCGTGTCGTGCCGCTGGAACGACTGCTGCAGGAAGCGTTGGAAGCGGCAATCGTGATTTCCTCGATGTCGCTGCCTGCGGTAATGATGATCAAGGAATCGGTCAACCGCGCCTATGAAACCACGCTGGCAGAAGGCATCAATTACGAGCGCCGCCTGTTCCACAGCACCTTCGCAACAGAGGATCAAAAGGAAGGCATGCAAGCATTCCTGGGCAAGCGTTTACCTATTTTTAAAAATATTTAA